From one Streptomyces sp. SCSIO 30461 genomic stretch:
- a CDS encoding radical SAM protein, whose product MDSRTALVEDLMERFPHVPREAVFKEDLLRGGVAFDASALSDNEGGEVKPKSYFIFSFDHGTLPELGEAALRRPPEEIILTGGPYDLRRTVVSVRVNPSSPYRVAAGDEGLLGLYLDGKRIADVGVPPMPEYYRHKLSNGKSVMEVAPTIQWGYLIYLTVFRVCQYFGAKEECQYCDINHNWRQHKAAGRPYTGVKDVDEVLEALEIIDRYDTAKASTAYTLTGGAITKTVGGRDEADFYGRYAKAIEEHFPGRWIGKVVAQALPKDDVQRFKDYGIQIYHPNYEVWDRRLFELYCPGKERYVGRDEWHKRILDSADVFGARNVIPNFVAGVEMAEPSGFTTVDEAIASTAEGLRFFMSHGITPRFTTWCPEPTTPLGKANPQGAPLEYHIRLLEVYRATMDEFGLSSPPGYGQPGPGRAVFSVSSFMDSLPAVESAEAEEPAEA is encoded by the coding sequence ATGGACAGCCGCACCGCACTGGTCGAGGATCTGATGGAGAGGTTCCCGCACGTACCGCGGGAAGCCGTCTTCAAGGAGGACCTGCTCCGGGGCGGGGTCGCCTTCGACGCGTCCGCGCTCTCCGACAACGAGGGTGGTGAGGTCAAGCCGAAGTCGTACTTCATCTTCTCCTTCGACCACGGCACCCTGCCCGAGCTGGGCGAGGCCGCGCTCAGGAGGCCGCCGGAGGAGATCATCCTCACCGGCGGGCCTTACGACCTGCGGCGCACGGTCGTCTCGGTGCGGGTGAACCCGTCCTCGCCGTACCGCGTCGCGGCCGGCGACGAGGGGCTGCTCGGGCTCTACCTCGACGGCAAGCGGATCGCGGACGTCGGTGTGCCGCCCATGCCGGAGTACTACCGGCACAAGCTCTCCAATGGGAAGTCCGTGATGGAGGTGGCGCCCACCATCCAGTGGGGCTACCTCATCTATCTGACCGTCTTCCGGGTCTGCCAGTACTTCGGCGCCAAGGAGGAGTGCCAGTACTGCGACATCAACCACAACTGGCGGCAGCATAAGGCGGCCGGGCGGCCCTACACCGGCGTGAAGGACGTCGACGAGGTGCTCGAAGCCCTGGAGATCATCGACCGCTACGACACCGCCAAGGCATCCACCGCCTACACCCTCACCGGCGGCGCCATCACCAAGACCGTCGGCGGACGCGACGAGGCCGACTTCTACGGCCGGTACGCCAAGGCCATCGAGGAGCATTTCCCCGGCCGGTGGATCGGCAAGGTCGTCGCCCAGGCCCTGCCCAAGGACGACGTGCAGCGGTTCAAGGACTACGGCATCCAGATCTACCACCCCAACTACGAGGTCTGGGACCGCCGGCTCTTCGAGCTGTACTGCCCCGGCAAGGAGCGGTACGTCGGCCGCGACGAGTGGCACAAGCGCATCCTCGACTCGGCGGACGTCTTCGGCGCCCGCAATGTGATCCCGAACTTCGTCGCGGGTGTCGAGATGGCCGAGCCGTCCGGCTTCACCACCGTGGACGAGGCCATCGCGTCCACCGCCGAGGGGCTGCGCTTCTTCATGTCGCACGGGATCACTCCCCGCTTCACCACCTGGTGCCCCGAACCGACGACGCCGCTCGGCAAGGCCAACCCGCAGGGAGCGCCGCTCGAATACCACATCCGTCTGCTGGAGGTGTACCGCGCCACCATGGACGAGTTCGGACTCTCCTCGCCTCCCGGCTACGGACAGCCCGGGCCCGGCCGCGCGGTCTTCTCGGTCAGCTCGTTCATGGACAGCCTGCCTGCCGTGGAGTCAGCGGAAGCGGAGGAACCCGCGGAAGCGTGA
- a CDS encoding alpha/beta hydrolase: MRRKRIAVPFLAASAVASLVPALAPAATATAAENPLARFQEQKPSWKRCGKDMPATLRCATIKVPLDYGRPGGKTLDLAISRVKTSTGKERRGVLLTNPGGPGGTGVEMPTFLASELPKSVTAKYDLIGFDPRGVGRSSPVSCGLKTSERNWERPYKAATFAKDVKWAKTVAEKCDAKQGDKLRHISTRNTARDMDVIRAVLGEKKISYLGYSYGTYLGAVYTQMFPKRADRFVLDSSVDPDRVWRGMIQVWAEGAEPAFANWTKWTAKRHSEYKLGKTPEAVGKTFWGLVAQADRKPIDDGSGVPMNGDDIRMYMRGMVFNVEWAANTVKDLKKAAAGKKTTPAPTRSGTPERTPAPPAFGSTAAKMKVPSDNQDASFWAVVCGDTRAWPTDPEQYRRDAIKDKKKYPLYGDFASNIKPCAFWKKQGSEPATVIDNKVGALLLQNEWDSQTPLVSGRGLRKHLKGSKMVTVAGGIGHGIYGSKSCADKTATAYLTTGKLPAKDITCKAKPPAEGGRSGTSPLPIPTPRGVPGMVSRF; encoded by the coding sequence GTGCGCAGAAAGCGAATAGCCGTCCCCTTCCTGGCGGCGAGCGCCGTCGCCTCCCTGGTGCCCGCGCTGGCCCCGGCCGCCACCGCCACCGCAGCCGAGAACCCCCTGGCGCGGTTCCAGGAGCAGAAGCCCTCATGGAAGCGCTGCGGCAAGGACATGCCTGCCACGCTCCGGTGCGCCACCATCAAGGTGCCGCTCGACTACGGCCGCCCGGGCGGCAAGACGCTCGACCTCGCGATATCGAGGGTGAAGACAAGCACCGGGAAGGAGCGCCGCGGTGTGCTCCTGACCAACCCGGGCGGCCCGGGTGGCACGGGCGTCGAGATGCCGACGTTCCTGGCGAGCGAGCTGCCGAAGTCGGTGACGGCGAAATACGACCTCATCGGCTTCGACCCGCGCGGTGTCGGCCGGAGCTCCCCCGTGAGCTGTGGCCTCAAGACCTCCGAGCGCAACTGGGAGCGCCCGTACAAGGCCGCCACGTTCGCCAAGGACGTGAAGTGGGCCAAGACCGTCGCCGAGAAGTGCGATGCCAAGCAGGGCGACAAGCTGCGCCACATCAGCACCCGCAACACGGCCCGGGACATGGACGTCATCCGTGCCGTGCTCGGCGAGAAGAAGATCTCGTACCTGGGCTACTCGTACGGGACCTACCTGGGCGCCGTCTACACCCAGATGTTCCCGAAGCGCGCCGACCGCTTCGTACTGGACAGTTCGGTGGACCCGGACAGGGTCTGGCGCGGGATGATCCAGGTGTGGGCGGAGGGCGCCGAGCCGGCGTTCGCCAACTGGACCAAGTGGACCGCCAAGCGGCACTCCGAGTACAAGCTCGGCAAGACCCCGGAGGCCGTGGGCAAGACCTTCTGGGGCTTGGTCGCCCAGGCCGACCGCAAGCCGATCGACGACGGCAGCGGTGTGCCGATGAACGGCGATGACATCCGCATGTACATGCGCGGCATGGTCTTCAACGTGGAATGGGCCGCCAACACGGTCAAGGACCTGAAGAAGGCCGCCGCGGGCAAGAAGACCACCCCGGCGCCCACCCGGTCCGGCACCCCCGAGCGCACCCCTGCCCCGCCCGCGTTCGGGAGCACCGCCGCCAAGATGAAGGTGCCGTCGGACAACCAGGACGCCAGCTTCTGGGCCGTGGTCTGCGGCGACACCCGCGCCTGGCCGACCGATCCGGAGCAGTACCGCCGGGACGCGATCAAGGACAAGAAGAAGTACCCGCTCTACGGGGACTTCGCGTCCAACATCAAGCCGTGCGCGTTCTGGAAGAAGCAGGGCAGCGAGCCCGCAACCGTGATCGACAACAAGGTCGGCGCGCTGCTGCTGCAGAACGAGTGGGACTCCCAGACCCCGCTGGTCAGCGGCCGGGGTCTGCGCAAGCACCTCAAGGGCTCGAAGATGGTCACGGTCGCCGGTGGCATCGGCCACGGCATCTACGGCAGCAAGTCGTGCGCCGACAAGACGGCCACGGCCTACCTGACCACGGGCAAGCTCCCGGCGAAGGACATCACCTGCAAGGCGAAGCCCCCGGCCGAGGGAGGGCGCAGCGGCACCAGCCCGCTGCCGATCCCGACGCCCCGGGGTGTCCCGGGCATGGTGAGCCGCTTCTGA
- a CDS encoding pyridoxamine 5'-phosphate oxidase family protein: MPLSREEREQFLAEPHVAALSVAGEEGRAPLSVPVWYQYEPGGDIWVLTGLGSRKHRLIDAAGRFTLMIDRLEPTIRYVSVEGAVTRTSPGTREVLREIAARYLPAEKVDGYVEFAEKNHGDSIVIHMHPEHWVSSDLGSL, translated from the coding sequence GTGCCACTGTCCCGTGAGGAACGCGAGCAGTTCCTGGCCGAACCCCATGTCGCGGCGCTGTCCGTGGCCGGTGAGGAAGGGCGGGCACCACTCTCGGTGCCCGTCTGGTACCAGTACGAGCCGGGCGGCGACATCTGGGTCCTCACCGGGCTCGGCTCCCGCAAGCACCGGCTGATCGACGCGGCCGGACGCTTCACCCTGATGATCGACCGACTCGAACCCACCATCCGATACGTCTCCGTCGAGGGCGCGGTGACCCGCACATCGCCGGGCACCCGCGAGGTGCTCCGGGAGATCGCGGCGCGCTATCTCCCGGCGGAGAAGGTGGACGGATATGTCGAGTTCGCCGAGAAGAACCACGGCGACTCGATCGTGATCCATATGCACCCCGAACACTGGGTGTCGTCGGACCTGGGGTCGCTGTGA
- a CDS encoding acetate--CoA ligase family protein yields MLGSTHGSLTTDLRARVVACGEQPGPTVHGTAASEGDLDVSGRPLYAPVPDLDRFFRPESVAVIGASDAEGRPNTGITRQLIAWAERVGARLHPVHPHRSTVFGLPCATSVAQLPEAVDLAVLLVADPLPVIEELGQAKVRFAVAFASGFAETGEAGAAAQRRLAAAAERSGLRLLGPNTNLNAFERFRDDLEGPAIALITQSGHQGRPVFTLQELGIRLSHWAPTGNEADLETADFLSYFAGRPEVGAIACYVEGLKDGRSFLLAADRAARAGVPVVAVKVGRTETGARTAASHTGKLTGADQVVDAAMRQYGVIRVDGLDELQDTAALLARARTPRADGVVVYSISGGTGAHFADLATEAGLRMPALSPAKQDELHQWIPEYLNVANPVDNGGHPVGDWRGRKIIDAILADPAVGVLICPITGPFPPMSDKLAQDLVDAAETTDKLVCVVWGSPVGTEEAYRTTLLGSSRVATFRTFRNCVTAVRAYLDHHRFTAFYRSPFDEAPRSLSPSFRKAEALLRPGHRLSEHAAKQLLRAYGIRVPREQLVTSAAAAVRAAGLVGYPVVLKASAPRLAHKTELGLVKVALTSASQVRDTYRELTDIARYEGIELDGILVCQMVERGVEMFVGVTQDELFGPTVTVGLGGILVEVLRDSAVRVPPFGEEQARSMLAELRGRALLDGVRGGPPMDVDALVEVVLRVQRMALELGGDLTELDVNPLMVLPRGQGAVALDALAVCR; encoded by the coding sequence ATGCTTGGATCGACCCACGGCAGCCTCACCACCGACCTGCGCGCCCGCGTCGTGGCTTGTGGGGAGCAACCAGGACCCACTGTCCACGGTACCGCCGCCAGCGAGGGCGACCTCGATGTCAGCGGGCGTCCGCTGTACGCGCCCGTACCGGATCTCGACCGGTTCTTCCGGCCCGAATCGGTCGCCGTCATCGGCGCGTCCGACGCCGAAGGGCGGCCCAACACCGGGATCACCCGCCAGCTCATCGCCTGGGCCGAACGCGTCGGCGCCCGGCTGCATCCCGTGCATCCGCATCGCAGCACCGTGTTCGGGCTGCCGTGCGCGACGTCCGTGGCGCAGCTGCCGGAGGCCGTCGATCTCGCCGTGCTGCTGGTCGCCGACCCGCTGCCGGTGATCGAGGAACTCGGCCAGGCGAAGGTGCGGTTCGCCGTGGCTTTCGCTTCCGGCTTCGCGGAGACCGGCGAGGCGGGGGCTGCCGCGCAGCGGCGGCTGGCCGCCGCCGCCGAGCGGTCCGGATTGCGGCTGCTCGGCCCCAACACCAACCTGAACGCCTTCGAGAGGTTCCGCGACGACCTCGAAGGGCCCGCGATCGCGCTGATCACCCAGTCCGGCCACCAGGGCCGGCCGGTCTTCACCCTCCAGGAGCTCGGCATCCGGCTCTCCCACTGGGCGCCGACCGGCAACGAGGCGGATCTGGAGACCGCCGACTTCCTCTCGTACTTCGCCGGACGGCCCGAAGTCGGCGCGATCGCCTGCTATGTGGAGGGGCTCAAGGACGGGCGCTCCTTCCTGCTCGCCGCCGACCGGGCGGCACGGGCCGGGGTGCCGGTGGTGGCGGTGAAGGTGGGCCGAACCGAGACGGGCGCGCGCACCGCCGCCTCGCACACCGGCAAACTTACGGGCGCGGACCAGGTGGTGGACGCGGCGATGCGGCAGTACGGGGTGATACGTGTCGACGGCCTCGACGAACTCCAGGACACAGCAGCCCTGTTGGCCAGGGCCCGCACTCCGCGTGCGGACGGTGTCGTCGTCTACTCGATCTCCGGTGGCACCGGAGCCCACTTCGCGGACCTGGCGACGGAGGCCGGACTTCGGATGCCGGCGTTGTCCCCCGCCAAGCAGGACGAGCTGCACCAATGGATACCGGAGTATCTGAACGTCGCCAACCCCGTGGACAACGGCGGCCACCCCGTCGGCGACTGGCGCGGCCGAAAGATCATCGACGCGATACTCGCCGATCCGGCGGTCGGGGTGCTGATCTGCCCGATCACCGGCCCGTTCCCGCCGATGAGCGACAAGCTCGCACAGGACCTGGTGGACGCGGCCGAGACGACGGACAAGCTGGTGTGCGTGGTGTGGGGTTCGCCGGTGGGGACGGAGGAGGCATACCGCACGACACTGCTGGGCTCGTCCCGGGTGGCCACGTTCCGCACCTTCCGCAACTGCGTCACGGCAGTGCGGGCCTATCTGGACCACCACCGCTTCACGGCGTTCTACCGCTCTCCGTTCGACGAGGCCCCCCGCTCCCTCTCCCCCTCCTTCCGCAAGGCGGAGGCACTGCTGCGACCGGGCCACCGGCTCAGCGAGCACGCGGCGAAGCAGCTGCTGCGGGCGTACGGGATACGGGTGCCGCGCGAGCAGTTGGTGACCAGCGCGGCGGCCGCGGTGCGGGCGGCGGGCCTGGTCGGCTATCCGGTGGTGCTGAAGGCGTCGGCGCCGCGGCTCGCGCACAAGACCGAGCTCGGGCTGGTGAAGGTCGCGCTGACCTCGGCGAGCCAGGTCCGTGACACTTACCGCGAGCTGACCGACATCGCCCGCTACGAGGGCATCGAGCTGGATGGCATCCTGGTCTGCCAGATGGTCGAGCGCGGCGTCGAGATGTTCGTCGGCGTCACCCAGGACGAGCTGTTCGGCCCGACGGTGACGGTGGGCCTGGGCGGAATCCTGGTCGAGGTGCTGCGGGACTCGGCGGTGCGGGTACCGCCGTTCGGCGAGGAGCAGGCCCGCTCGATGCTCGCCGAGCTGCGCGGGCGGGCTCTGCTGGACGGAGTGCGGGGCGGACCGCCCATGGATGTGGACGCGCTGGTCGAGGTGGTGCTGCGGGTCCAACGGATGGCACTCGAACTGGGCGGGGATCTGACCGAGCTGGACGTCAACCCGCTGATGGTGCTGCCGCGCGGGCAGGGCGCGGTGGCGCTGGACGCGCTGGCGGTGTGCCGATGA
- a CDS encoding thiolase C-terminal domain-containing protein, which translates to MSSSQRRTHRKVAVVGIAHSDCGRVEGPTSYALHAQAARRALADSGLDRSAIDGFASAGLGTLAPVDVAAHLGLRPTWVDSTSVGGATWEVMAAHAADAIAAGHAGAVLLVYGSTARADIRAGRRTANLSFGAGGPLQFEVPYGHTLIAKYAMAARRHMHEYGTTLEQLAEVAVQARANASRNPDAMFREPITVDDVLSGPLIADPFTKLHCCIRSDGGCAVLLAAQDLVPDSAKAPVWVLGTGEHVSHTTMSDWADFTVSPAAVSGRLAFERAGVRPQDIDIAEIYDAFTYMTLVTLEDLGFCAKGEGGAFVAKGRLRWDGELPVNTDGGGLSACHPGMRGLFLLVEAVRQLRGEAGAHQVRRADGSVPELAVASGTGGWFCSSGTVVLGR; encoded by the coding sequence ATGTCGTCCAGTCAGCGCCGCACCCACCGCAAGGTCGCCGTCGTCGGCATAGCGCACTCCGACTGCGGCCGGGTCGAAGGACCCACCTCCTATGCCCTGCACGCCCAGGCCGCCCGCCGAGCGCTGGCCGACTCCGGGCTCGACCGCAGTGCCATCGACGGCTTCGCTTCGGCCGGTCTAGGCACCCTCGCGCCCGTCGATGTCGCCGCTCATCTGGGCCTGCGCCCCACCTGGGTCGACTCGACCTCGGTCGGCGGCGCCACCTGGGAGGTCATGGCCGCCCACGCCGCCGACGCCATCGCCGCGGGCCATGCCGGCGCCGTGCTCCTCGTCTACGGCTCCACGGCACGCGCCGACATCCGCGCCGGCCGCCGCACCGCCAATCTGTCCTTCGGAGCCGGCGGCCCCCTGCAGTTCGAGGTGCCCTACGGCCACACCCTGATCGCCAAGTACGCGATGGCCGCCCGCCGCCATATGCACGAGTACGGCACCACACTGGAGCAGCTCGCCGAGGTCGCCGTGCAGGCGCGGGCCAACGCCTCCCGCAATCCCGACGCGATGTTCCGGGAGCCGATCACCGTGGACGACGTGCTCTCGGGCCCGCTGATCGCCGATCCGTTCACCAAACTGCACTGCTGCATCCGCAGCGACGGTGGCTGCGCCGTGCTGCTGGCAGCACAGGACCTCGTACCGGACTCGGCGAAGGCCCCGGTGTGGGTGCTGGGCACCGGTGAGCACGTCTCGCACACCACCATGTCGGACTGGGCGGACTTCACCGTCTCCCCGGCGGCGGTCAGCGGACGCCTGGCGTTCGAACGGGCCGGGGTGCGCCCGCAGGACATCGACATCGCCGAGATCTACGACGCCTTCACGTACATGACCCTGGTGACACTGGAGGACCTCGGCTTCTGCGCGAAGGGCGAGGGCGGCGCCTTCGTGGCGAAGGGCCGGCTGCGCTGGGACGGCGAACTCCCGGTGAACACCGACGGTGGTGGACTGTCCGCCTGCCATCCCGGTATGCGCGGTCTCTTCCTGCTGGTCGAGGCGGTACGCCAGCTCCGCGGCGAGGCCGGCGCCCACCAGGTGCGCCGGGCTGACGGCAGCGTGCCCGAGCTGGCGGTGGCGTCGGGCACGGGCGGTTGGTTCTGCTCGTCGGGAACGGTGGTACTGGGTCGCTGA
- a CDS encoding GNAT family protein — MFSLPLHHNAHLEPLEVWHAEEFAAHLDRAREHIRPWVGAGFVTTDVDGARATLGRYAERQAADGGRLYGIRRDGVLIGGVMFTGFQADAGTCEVGCWLEPSSEGSGLVTKACGALLDWAFTVRGLHRAEWYCRADNDRSSAVARRLGMTLEGTLREAWPYEGVRYDKQIWAILARDWLRRTA, encoded by the coding sequence TTGTTCTCGCTGCCGCTGCACCACAACGCCCATCTCGAACCGCTGGAGGTCTGGCACGCCGAGGAGTTCGCCGCGCATCTGGACCGCGCCCGGGAGCACATCCGCCCCTGGGTCGGGGCCGGGTTCGTCACCACCGATGTCGACGGTGCACGGGCCACGCTCGGACGGTACGCCGAGCGCCAGGCGGCCGACGGCGGGCGCCTCTACGGCATCCGGCGGGACGGGGTGCTGATCGGCGGGGTGATGTTCACCGGCTTCCAGGCCGATGCCGGCACCTGCGAGGTGGGGTGCTGGCTCGAGCCGTCGAGCGAGGGCAGCGGGCTGGTCACCAAGGCCTGCGGCGCCCTGCTCGACTGGGCGTTCACGGTCCGGGGGCTGCACCGGGCCGAGTGGTACTGCCGGGCTGACAACGACCGCAGCTCGGCGGTGGCCAGGCGGCTCGGCATGACGCTGGAGGGGACTCTGCGCGAAGCCTGGCCGTACGAGGGGGTGCGCTACGACAAGCAGATCTGGGCAATCCTCGCGCGTGACTGGCTCAGGCGGACGGCTTAG
- a CDS encoding pyridoxal 5'-phosphate synthase, translating into MNHGMKPGPEHQHQHQHQHQHQHQHQAFHELLRSLRVWDTELPGFEPGTAPAEPLPLFHRWFTEAAAAGQPEPHTMTLATVDEDGRPDLRTLMLHDADERGWHFASHTTSAKGRQLAARPEAALGFYWPAQGRQIRVRGSVTIGTPDEAYADLHARSIGALAAALVGRQSEVLRSEAELLAASEAAWERAGAEPEAMADTWTVYLLEPTEVEFFQGDPLRRHVRLRYRREGHSWQRELLWP; encoded by the coding sequence ATGAACCACGGTATGAAGCCCGGCCCCGAACACCAGCACCAGCACCAGCACCAGCACCAGCACCAGCACCAGCACCAGGCGTTTCACGAGCTGCTGCGGTCGCTGCGGGTCTGGGACACCGAGCTGCCCGGATTTGAACCCGGCACCGCCCCCGCCGAACCCCTGCCGCTGTTCCACCGGTGGTTCACGGAGGCGGCGGCGGCCGGGCAGCCCGAGCCGCACACGATGACCCTGGCGACCGTGGACGAGGACGGACGCCCCGATCTGCGGACGCTGATGCTGCATGACGCCGACGAACGCGGCTGGCACTTCGCCTCCCACACCACCAGCGCCAAGGGCCGCCAGCTCGCGGCACGCCCCGAAGCGGCCCTGGGCTTCTACTGGCCCGCCCAGGGCCGCCAGATCCGCGTCCGGGGCAGCGTCACGATCGGTACCCCCGATGAGGCGTATGCCGACCTGCACGCCCGCTCCATCGGCGCGCTGGCCGCCGCTCTCGTCGGTCGGCAGAGCGAAGTGCTGCGCTCCGAAGCGGAGTTGCTGGCGGCGAGCGAAGCGGCCTGGGAGCGGGCGGGCGCCGAGCCTGAGGCGATGGCCGACACGTGGACGGTGTACCTCCTGGAGCCCACCGAGGTGGAGTTCTTCCAGGGCGACCCGCTGCGCAGGCACGTACGCCTGCGCTATCGCCGTGAAGGGCACTCCTGGCAAAGGGAGTTGCTCTGGCCCTGA
- a CDS encoding NAD(P)/FAD-dependent oxidoreductase produces the protein MNDAIRAAFARANDFTDDRPVYVIGAGPGGLAVAAALRERGVRAVVLEKSGAVGTSWRGHYDRLRLHTTRRLSSLPGLAMPRTFGRWVSRDDLVRYLEEYAEFHELELITGVEVTRVDPAGSDWVLHATGGRRLTGRAVVVATGFNHTPRLPDWPGREAYQGELLHASAYRAPGPYTGKDVLVVGAGNTGAEIAADLAVGDAARIRLSIRTTPHIVRRSVLGWPAQRAAILSRRLPVRLVDLAARALSRVAVPDLTARGLPRPDTGLGSRARLGAVPVLDVGLVDAVRKGRVEPVAAVESFDGDTVVLTDGSRITPDVVIAATGYRRGLEGLVGHLGVLDDRGRPVAGGRPKRGRAAHEVPGLYFTGFTNPISGMLRELGIDARKTAKRLGRLSAKEAARAATEASGVPEKAHGGRRSRN, from the coding sequence ATGAACGATGCCATACGCGCCGCTTTCGCCCGTGCGAACGACTTCACGGACGACCGCCCCGTGTACGTCATCGGCGCGGGACCCGGCGGCCTCGCCGTCGCCGCCGCGCTGCGGGAGCGCGGGGTGCGTGCGGTCGTGCTGGAGAAGTCGGGGGCGGTCGGAACCTCCTGGCGCGGGCACTACGACCGGCTGCGACTGCACACCACCCGGAGGCTGTCGTCCCTTCCGGGGCTCGCCATGCCGCGTACGTTCGGCCGGTGGGTGTCCCGGGACGACCTGGTCCGCTACCTGGAGGAGTACGCGGAGTTCCACGAGCTGGAGCTGATCACGGGCGTGGAGGTCACCCGCGTGGACCCCGCGGGCTCCGACTGGGTGTTGCACGCGACCGGCGGGCGGCGACTCACCGGGCGTGCGGTCGTCGTGGCGACCGGCTTCAACCACACACCGCGACTGCCGGACTGGCCAGGTCGCGAGGCGTACCAGGGGGAGTTGCTGCACGCGTCGGCGTACCGAGCGCCAGGCCCGTACACGGGCAAGGACGTGCTGGTCGTCGGGGCCGGGAACACGGGCGCCGAGATAGCCGCCGACCTGGCGGTGGGCGACGCCGCACGGATACGCCTGTCCATCCGCACCACTCCGCACATCGTGCGCCGCTCCGTACTCGGCTGGCCCGCGCAGCGCGCCGCGATCCTGTCCCGCAGGCTGCCGGTCCGTCTGGTGGACCTGGCCGCCCGGGCGCTGTCCCGGGTCGCGGTGCCCGACCTGACGGCGCGCGGACTGCCGCGCCCGGACACCGGCCTCGGCTCCCGAGCACGGCTCGGTGCCGTGCCGGTGCTGGACGTGGGTCTCGTCGACGCCGTACGCAAGGGCCGGGTGGAGCCGGTCGCGGCGGTTGAGTCGTTCGACGGGGACACGGTGGTACTGACGGACGGCAGCCGGATCACCCCGGACGTGGTGATCGCGGCGACGGGCTACCGGCGGGGCCTTGAGGGTCTGGTGGGGCACTTGGGCGTACTGGACGACCGGGGACGGCCGGTGGCGGGCGGCCGCCCGAAGCGGGGTCGAGCGGCGCACGAGGTGCCCGGACTGTACTTCACGGGCTTCACCAACCCGATCAGCGGGATGCTGCGCGAACTCGGCATCGACGCACGGAAGACCGCGAAGAGACTGGGCCGCCTCTCGGCGAAGGAAGCGGCGAGGGCGGCCACGGAGGCATCGGGGGTGCCGGAGAAGGCACACGGCGGGCGCCGGTCCCGGAACTGA
- a CDS encoding Zn-ribbon domain-containing OB-fold protein, with protein sequence MIEADDFTRTYWAAAADGRLLIRRCGSCGEAHHYPREFCPHCWSEDVGWERAEGRATLYTWSVVHRNDLPPFADRAPYAAAVVDLAEGPRMMTEVVDCPETDLRVGMDLEVAFRKEGDGTEGIAVPVFRPSRAKPSA encoded by the coding sequence ATGATCGAGGCCGACGACTTCACACGAACGTACTGGGCGGCGGCAGCCGACGGCCGGCTGCTCATACGGCGCTGCGGGTCCTGCGGCGAGGCGCACCACTACCCTCGCGAGTTCTGCCCGCACTGTTGGAGCGAGGACGTCGGCTGGGAACGGGCCGAGGGCCGGGCCACGCTCTACACCTGGTCCGTCGTCCACCGCAACGACCTGCCGCCGTTCGCGGACCGTGCCCCCTACGCGGCGGCAGTGGTCGACCTCGCCGAAGGGCCGCGGATGATGACCGAGGTGGTGGACTGCCCGGAGACCGACCTGCGCGTGGGGATGGACCTGGAGGTGGCCTTCCGGAAGGAAGGCGACGGCACGGAGGGGATCGCGGTACCGGTGTTCCGGCCGAGCCGCGCTAAGCCGTCCGCCTGA